GAGGCGACTTTTTCCATATGTCGATGTCGCAGATGTCGAAGGCGCAGCTGAGGATCCGGAATCTGTGCTTAACTCACCTTATCAAAATATGGTTGAGGGCGTTCCCTACTGGAAGCGTGGACGCAGTTTTGGGCTCAATAGTTATCTGGCACATTCAAACTGGCGTTATAACGTTGCCCGGGTGCCACAACCAGCGAAGATCGTGCTGGCTGGAGATAAGGTCCAGGGAAATTCAGACTATATGAACACCAGTGATGGTTATAGCTGGGTGGGATCTGGTTCCACTTGGGGGCTTCCTGCATATCGGCACAATGGCAAAACCACAGCGATGTTTGTCTTCATGGACGGCCATACGGAGGTGCTGACCGAAGAGGATCTGGAGCTTTCGCCAGAGACGCGTCAATCAGTTTGGCGCTGGTGGTAGGCGTCCAGCAGAGTGATTTTGTCATTCATAATCGCTTGATGGAGATTATCTTGAGGTGTTTTCCAGGCAAAAGGCTGACCCCTGTATCTCGATCTGGTGGCAACGAAGTTGCTAATCGCATGCTTTTTTGTTGTCAGGCGGTCCTCTGTGGCGAGAATCCACGGCCCTATGGCTTCAGTTAAGACTGTAAACGACGTCAATCTCTCTGGCAAACGCGTGCTCGTGCGTTGTGATTTCAACGTGCCTTTTGATGAGCATGGTAAGATCTCGGACGACACTCGCATCGTCGGTGCGCTTCCGACGATCAAGCATCTCGTAGCCCAGGGAGCAAAAGTTATTCTTTGCAGCCACTTGGGTCGCCCGAAAGGTGAAAAGAACCCGAAGTTCACGCTCGCTCCGGTTGGAGTCGCTCTTGCCGAGCAGTTGGGGCAGCCTGTGACTTTTGTGGAAGACTGCGTCGGCGAAACCGTCGAAAAAGCGGTTGCAGCAATGGAAGAGGGGCAGGTGCTCCTGCTTGAGAACGTCCGCTATTATGCTGGCGAAGAGAAGAACGACCCTGAGTTTGCCAAGCAGTTGGCCAAAGTGGCCGATGCCTACGTCAACGACGCGTTCGGCACTGCACACCGCGCCCATGCTTCAACTGAAGGCGTTGCTCATCTGGTTGACACCAAAGTTGCCGGCTTCCTGATTGAGAAGGAGCTGGAGTTTCTCGGTAGCAAAACAAGCACGCCGGAACGCCCGTTTATTGTTATTCTTGGTGGTGCTAAGGTTTCTGACAAGATCACCGTGATCGAGGCATTACTCGAAAAGGCTGATGTCATGCTGATTGGCGGCGCCATGGCTTACACTTTTGCACTCGCTTTGGGGAAGACCGTTGGTGACAGCCTTTCCGAACCAGACAAGGTTGAGACCGCCAAGGCTTGCCTCGCCAAGGCCGAAGCCAAGGGAGTCAAATTCCTTCTGCCGGTTGATAATCTCACGACAGACAAGTTGGACTTCGGTAACGCCAGCGTTGGCCAGACTCAAATTGCTGAAGGCAACATTGTTGATGGCTGGGAAGGTGTTGATATTGGCCCGAAAACGACAGAGCTTTACAAAGCTGAGATCGCCAAGGCAAAAACCATCCTCTGGAACGGTCCAATGGGGGTTTTTGAAATCGATGCCAGCTCAAAGGGCACTTTTGCTGTTGCTGAGGCCGTGGCTGACGCAGATGCCGTTTCCATTATTGGTGGCGGTGATTCCGTGAAGGCTGTGAAGAAGGCCGGTTACGGAGACAAGGTTTCTTTTATTAGCACAGGTGGCGGTGCCAGTCTTGAATTCCTCGAAGGAAAGACACTTCCCGGCGTTGCTGCACTCGAGACGAAGTAAGCCCCAACTACTACCCAAACACACTAACGGATTCACTAAAAACGGTTTAGATAATGCCTCAATCAAGAAAATACCTGATCGCAGGGAACTGGAAAATGAACAAGACCGCCTCGGATGGCGTTGATTTGATCAACGGAATCATCAATGAGGTTGGCGACCAAAACGAAGTCGGTGTCGCAGTGTGCCCGCCTTATACTGCGCTGGAGTCAGCAGCTGAAGTCCTTTCGAATGTGAACAACATTCAGCTTGGCGCACAGAACATGCACTTCGAGCCGGAAGGTGCTTACACCGGTGAGATTTCCGCAACGATGCTTCGCACGCTGTATGTTAACTTTGTCATCCTTGGGCACAGTGAGCGTCGTGAATACTTCAGCGAGTGTGATGACCTGGTTAACCGTAAGGTGCTGGCCGCACTTGAGAGTAATTTGAAGCCAATCCTTTGTGTTGGTGAAACGCTTGAGCAGCGCGAAGATGGTGACACGCTCAGTGTTGTTTCCAAGCAGGTCGATGGAGGCCTCAAGGATGTTGCTGCTGACAAGGCGGATCAGGTGGTTATTGCCTACGAGCCTGTTTGGGCAATCGGAACAGGCAAGACGGCTACCCCTGAGATGGCTCAGGAAGTCCACGCCAGCATTCGCAAGATCCTGGTTGATCGCTTTGACGAAACCATTGCTCAGAAAATTCGTATCATCTATGGTGGTTCTATGAAGCCAGCCAATGCCGACGAACTCCTGGCTCAAAAGGACATTGACGGTGGCTTGATCGGCGGTGCTTCTCTCGAAGCCAAGTCTTTCGGCAAGCTGGTTGCCTCTGCACTGGCAGCGAGTCGCAAAGACGCTGAGTAAAGGAACATTACACAAACACTTTTGAACAGCCACGATCCTTCTGGGACGTGGCTGTTTTTTGAGCTGAATGTATGGAGCCCATTGTTTAAGATAAGATTTATTGAGCGTACTCACATATGGTGATGAAGTCGAAAGCACATGGGCTTGACAACATCACGCCTGTCGTGATTGATATTCATTAGTGCTCGTTTGGGAGCCCCCAGTCTGCGGGAAGAACTTAAAGTTCACCAAATTAAATCCAAAATAGTCCAACCTAACTCTCCGGCCCATCTGCAGACAGGCCGCAATCAAGGAAAGTTATGGTTATGAATGTGAAGGAACTCTCCGAACGTCCAAATATTGATTATCTTGGGGCGCAGGCGAAGGCGTTGCTTAAGCAATATCGAAAAGGCGATAACAAGGCTCTGGAGCAGATCCGAAATCACTTCCCAAAGTATAAATCATATTCGCTGGAAGCCATTCAAGCCGCGAAGTTTGGTTTGCAAGATGCCTTGCTGGTAATCAGTCGTGAGTATGGATTTGCCAATTGGTCATTGCTGAAACATCATGTTGAAAAAGTTAGTGCACCATCACTTTCTGAAGACACGCGCGCCTTGATCAAGGCTTCAGCTCAAGGAGACGCGAAGGCTGTCAGGCGATTGCTTTCTGAAGGTGCTGATGCAAAGCACGTTTGCACTTATTACGGTCAAGGTAACGAACGCTATAAATACGAACCACCATTGTTGCAGACTGTGAGGAATGGGCATGCGGAATGTGCAGAACTCCTACTACAATATGGTGCGCAAACTATTGCTGGCCATTGGAGTGCGTTGGCAGAAGCCAGGAAGTGTAATCAAACGAAAATTGTTGAGCTTTTGGAAGATTACCAAGCGGGAGCTTTTGATTTACACCGGGCATTGTCCGCTCACGATCTCGATAAGATTCGCAGCATACTTAAACGAACTCCTTCGCTTGCATCCAGTTTTGAAGGATCGCATGACGATATCCCAGCTCCACTATTTCTTGCCGCACAACTTGGCGAGACTGAAGCGGTGAGCTTGCTTCTGGAAGCGGGAGCAGATCCGCATGCGGCATTTGAAACAACTACATTCACCGCACTCACCACTGCTCGCTATCATGGTCATCAAGACATCGTGATTCTTCTGGAAGATTTAGGAGCAGAAAGCCTTCCGTTAACAGATTGTATTTATGCAGCCAGCCAGGGCGATTTGACGAAAGTAGTTAACTTTATCAGGGATGGGGTAGGGATTAACGAGAAGGATATATGTAAACATCATATATTACCCCATGCATTTTTTTCCGGAAATCATGAGCTTGTTAATTGGCTGATTGCGAACGGAGCAGATATTAATCAATCACTTGGTTGGGAAAACTATCTTTGGTTTCGGCGTTACATTTCATGTGGTGATTATAAAACCCTGCGCTTCATTTTAGATCTTGGATTCAAGCTTAACTCGCCAGGGCAATATGGTGTTCAGCTCATCGAAGAAGCACGTAAACATGAACAGCAAGAAATTGCGCAGTTGCTTGAAGAGCGGATGAAGTCTGAATCGGTTTGAGGAAACAGTCTATGGCGTTGTTAGTTCCTGCTTGCTTGCAACGAAGGCTTTAAGTTCATCCAATGAAACAATCGTATCGATTTTGGCTCGGACTTTTCGCGAGCCAGGCATGTCCTTGGTCAGTGCCTTTAATTTGGCGCGCATCCAGCGGATGTCGTTCGGGTCTTTATGTTTGAACTGAGTTGAGAGGAGCAATTCTGCAAACCTCAGAATGGTTGACCAGCGTTCAGGGATAGTTGGCGCCTCGGGAATTTCTCCGGTTGCGAGGTAGTGTTTTATTTCTTTGAAAAGCCAAGGGTAACCCATTGCGGCGCGACCAATCATGAGTCCCGAAACAGGGGACTCTTCGCGGATGCGAACAACGTCCTTGCATGTGCTGACGTCGCCGTTGCCTACCACCGGGATGGAAAGTTCTGCCGCTACCGCATTAATCACTTTCCAGTCGGCCTTGCCAGAGTAGCGCTGCATTTTCGTGCGTCCGTGGATCGCGAGTGCCTGGGCACCTGCGGATTCGACCAGTCGTCCAACCTCTGGGGCGACAACAGAATCTTCGTCCCAGCCAATGCGAATCTTTACGGTGACAGGCGTGTGGACTGCTTGAACAATGGCTTCAGTGATCTTTGCCAACTTATCTGGTTCTCTCAAAAGAGAAGATCCTGCTGCCTGATCGGTCACCTTGTCCGCCGGACAACCGCAATTGATATCGATGAAGTCTGGTCTCACTCGTGCTTCAATTCGCCTGGCAGCTTCAGCCATGCGCTCGGGCGATGATCCGAAAACCTGCACGCCCATCGGACGTTGTTCCTCCGTAAAGTCAACGGATCGCCAGGATTCCTCACCACCGGATATCAAGCTATCGGCCATGACGAATTCCGTCACCATCACATCTGCCCCTTGTTCTTTGCACAGCTGACGAAAGGCCACGTCGGTAAAACGTGCCATCGGAGCGAGGTAGAGCGGATAAGCTCCATCTGCAAACCACGGAAGCATTTGAGTAAGATCGTTTCAGGCTGGCTTGGAGTCAAGCCGGGGAAAGATGAAGTGCTTAACCGATGCCGTATAAATACGGGGTGAGAAGACCGTGCCTTTCAGGAGATTCGTGTTTTCTGTTATCTTGAGCTGTAAGCGTAAATTTGCTCAAATGCACTCAATGCCACAGATTATTCGAAAAATTGCCAGGACTCCGATTTGGATTCTGGTTTTTGTTGGCATTGCATTGACGCCATTCTTTTTTCAAGACGATTCAAATGCCATAAAGCCACTCCTAGAATTACCGCAAGACGAGATCCTTTTTCAGCAGGGAGATATGAGCGAGTGGTCAGAGCCGGATTTTGATGACAGTGATTGGGCGCAGGTCACTTTGCCTGATAACTGGTGGCAGAGAGGTATACGTCCAATGGGGGCGAAATGTTGGTATCGAATTCCGTTTACATTGGATAATGCCTTTCGGAATCAAACCTTGGTGGTTTC
The Rubellicoccus peritrichatus DNA segment above includes these coding regions:
- a CDS encoding type II secretion system protein, which encodes MFSPYPGHSFHSKKGFSLIEILAAISIVSVLFAIILVGMGSMSDKANEAITASRLKQVHAAQMLYAQDHDGIVTPFYGNADSGDNEMTWQRRLFPYVDVADVEGAAEDPESVLNSPYQNMVEGVPYWKRGRSFGLNSYLAHSNWRYNVARVPQPAKIVLAGDKVQGNSDYMNTSDGYSWVGSGSTWGLPAYRHNGKTTAMFVFMDGHTEVLTEEDLELSPETRQSVWRWW
- a CDS encoding ankyrin repeat domain-containing protein, which produces MNVKELSERPNIDYLGAQAKALLKQYRKGDNKALEQIRNHFPKYKSYSLEAIQAAKFGLQDALLVISREYGFANWSLLKHHVEKVSAPSLSEDTRALIKASAQGDAKAVRRLLSEGADAKHVCTYYGQGNERYKYEPPLLQTVRNGHAECAELLLQYGAQTIAGHWSALAEARKCNQTKIVELLEDYQAGAFDLHRALSAHDLDKIRSILKRTPSLASSFEGSHDDIPAPLFLAAQLGETEAVSLLLEAGADPHAAFETTTFTALTTARYHGHQDIVILLEDLGAESLPLTDCIYAASQGDLTKVVNFIRDGVGINEKDICKHHILPHAFFSGNHELVNWLIANGADINQSLGWENYLWFRRYISCGDYKTLRFILDLGFKLNSPGQYGVQLIEEARKHEQQEIAQLLEERMKSESV
- a CDS encoding phosphoglycerate kinase produces the protein MASVKTVNDVNLSGKRVLVRCDFNVPFDEHGKISDDTRIVGALPTIKHLVAQGAKVILCSHLGRPKGEKNPKFTLAPVGVALAEQLGQPVTFVEDCVGETVEKAVAAMEEGQVLLLENVRYYAGEEKNDPEFAKQLAKVADAYVNDAFGTAHRAHASTEGVAHLVDTKVAGFLIEKELEFLGSKTSTPERPFIVILGGAKVSDKITVIEALLEKADVMLIGGAMAYTFALALGKTVGDSLSEPDKVETAKACLAKAEAKGVKFLLPVDNLTTDKLDFGNASVGQTQIAEGNIVDGWEGVDIGPKTTELYKAEIAKAKTILWNGPMGVFEIDASSKGTFAVAEAVADADAVSIIGGGDSVKAVKKAGYGDKVSFISTGGGASLEFLEGKTLPGVAALETK
- the dusB gene encoding tRNA dihydrouridine synthase DusB, which encodes MLPWFADGAYPLYLAPMARFTDVAFRQLCKEQGADVMVTEFVMADSLISGGEESWRSVDFTEEQRPMGVQVFGSSPERMAEAARRIEARVRPDFIDINCGCPADKVTDQAAGSSLLREPDKLAKITEAIVQAVHTPVTVKIRIGWDEDSVVAPEVGRLVESAGAQALAIHGRTKMQRYSGKADWKVINAVAAELSIPVVGNGDVSTCKDVVRIREESPVSGLMIGRAAMGYPWLFKEIKHYLATGEIPEAPTIPERWSTILRFAELLLSTQFKHKDPNDIRWMRAKLKALTKDMPGSRKVRAKIDTIVSLDELKAFVASKQELTTP
- the tpiA gene encoding triose-phosphate isomerase yields the protein MPQSRKYLIAGNWKMNKTASDGVDLINGIINEVGDQNEVGVAVCPPYTALESAAEVLSNVNNIQLGAQNMHFEPEGAYTGEISATMLRTLYVNFVILGHSERREYFSECDDLVNRKVLAALESNLKPILCVGETLEQREDGDTLSVVSKQVDGGLKDVAADKADQVVIAYEPVWAIGTGKTATPEMAQEVHASIRKILVDRFDETIAQKIRIIYGGSMKPANADELLAQKDIDGGLIGGASLEAKSFGKLVASALAASRKDAE